One Plantibacter sp. Leaf314 DNA segment encodes these proteins:
- a CDS encoding DNA polymerase III subunit delta', translated as MASWTDLTGQRDAIELLQAASDPVEPKGLTHAWLITGPPGSGRSTLAYAFAAALLSREPGGDDVTRRQVEARTHPDLSALSTDRVIITIDEVRDLVRNAYRAPSVARFRVMVVEDADRMTERTSNLLLKSLEEPPSSTIWVLCAPSEADLLPTIRSRVRSVRLGVPTIDDVAELLERRDGVAHDIAERAAREAQSHVGMAHRLATDPGARQRRESTLRAVLDIRSAGQAVVTAGRLLELAGDDAKAYTSLRDEAERESTLRSLGVEPGQSVPPALRSQVRAMEEDQKRRATRSLRDGLDRIMVDLLSLYRDIVLLQLGHDATIINRELRPELEDAARRTTPAVTIDTLEAISVARTRIEGNVAPALALEAMLVSAVR; from the coding sequence ATGGCTTCCTGGACCGACTTGACGGGTCAACGCGACGCGATCGAGTTGTTGCAGGCCGCGTCGGACCCGGTCGAACCCAAAGGCCTCACCCACGCCTGGCTCATCACCGGTCCGCCCGGTTCCGGCCGGTCGACCCTGGCCTATGCGTTCGCTGCGGCACTCCTCAGCCGAGAGCCCGGGGGAGACGACGTCACCCGTCGGCAGGTCGAAGCGCGCACCCACCCCGACCTCTCCGCGCTGAGCACCGACCGCGTCATCATCACGATCGACGAGGTCCGCGACCTGGTCCGCAACGCCTACCGTGCACCGTCCGTGGCTCGTTTCCGCGTCATGGTCGTGGAAGACGCCGACCGCATGACCGAGCGCACCTCAAACCTGCTGCTGAAGTCCCTCGAGGAGCCGCCCAGCAGCACGATCTGGGTCCTGTGCGCGCCCAGCGAGGCGGACCTCCTGCCGACGATCCGGTCCCGTGTGCGCTCCGTCCGGCTCGGCGTGCCGACCATCGACGACGTCGCGGAGCTGCTGGAACGACGCGACGGCGTGGCGCACGACATCGCGGAGCGCGCGGCCCGTGAAGCTCAGAGCCACGTGGGGATGGCCCACCGTCTGGCGACCGATCCCGGAGCCCGGCAACGTCGTGAGTCCACCCTGCGGGCCGTCCTCGACATCCGCAGTGCGGGTCAGGCCGTCGTCACGGCCGGGCGGCTCCTGGAACTCGCCGGAGACGACGCGAAGGCCTACACCTCGCTGCGCGACGAGGCCGAGCGCGAGAGCACGCTGCGGTCGCTCGGCGTCGAGCCCGGCCAATCCGTCCCTCCCGCCCTCCGGTCGCAGGTGCGGGCGATGGAGGAGGACCAGAAGCGGCGCGCGACACGGAGTCTCCGCGACGGGCTCGACCGCATCATGGTCGACCTGCTGTCGCTCTATCGCGACATCGTGCTCCTCCAGCTGGGACACGACGCCACGATCATCAACCGGGAATTGCGTCCGGAACTCGAGGATGCCGCTCGGCGGACGACGCCGGCGGTTACGATCGATACCTTGGAGGCGATCTCCGTCGCCCGAACACGAATCGAAGGGAACGTCGCCCCAGCGCTGGCCTTGGAGGCCATGCTCGTGTCGGCGGTCCGGTAG
- a CDS encoding alpha/beta hydrolase — protein sequence MTSPRQQPSASMGPAGGSRRSGPRARRTARVALVAGLAVAALTLSGCVTAFLPPKAAEPTPSSSAATSDVDAALKPFYEQQLDWKTSGCVDGFECATAKAPIDWDNPSDGELSLALVRHQATNGKPIGSLFMNPGGPGGSGYSLVADSLDFAVDKDLQENFDVVGFDPRGVGKSTPVTCLSDSEMDAYLYDVTPGERGSDEWIAANEKAAKDFGDACAEETGKMLEFVDTQSAAKDLDMLRAAVGDKQLYYLGYSYGTFLGATYAELFPKNVGRLVLDGAIDPSTSNFEVVKEQAKGFESALRAYLEDCMSGTDCPFSGSVDDAMTEIKSLLDQVDASPIPADDGRELGGNTLLTAIIYPLYQADAWPYLSRMFDEVMQGGTDIAFQFADGYNGRGDTGKYTDNQTEAFNAINCLDYSYDDDKTKMADEAKELEQAAPVIGEYMAYGDTFCANWPYQTRTERGEIHAKGAAPILVVGTTNDPATPYVWAQNLAEQLDQGQLITYKGEGHTGYNKGSDCVNQAVDQYLIDGTVPSKDPMCS from the coding sequence GTGACTTCGCCCAGGCAGCAGCCGTCGGCCTCGATGGGACCGGCCGGTGGATCCCGCCGCAGCGGTCCCCGTGCGCGGCGGACGGCACGTGTCGCGCTCGTCGCCGGTCTCGCGGTGGCGGCCCTCACGCTGAGTGGATGCGTCACGGCGTTCCTGCCCCCGAAGGCCGCCGAACCGACGCCGTCGTCGTCGGCGGCGACCAGCGACGTCGATGCGGCGCTGAAGCCCTTCTATGAGCAGCAGCTCGACTGGAAGACCAGTGGGTGCGTCGACGGCTTCGAGTGCGCCACGGCGAAGGCGCCCATCGACTGGGACAACCCGTCCGATGGCGAGCTGTCCCTCGCACTCGTGCGTCACCAGGCGACGAACGGCAAGCCGATCGGTTCGCTCTTCATGAACCCCGGCGGCCCGGGCGGTTCCGGCTACAGCCTCGTCGCCGACAGCCTCGACTTCGCGGTCGACAAGGACCTGCAGGAGAACTTCGACGTCGTCGGCTTCGACCCTCGTGGTGTCGGCAAGTCGACGCCCGTCACCTGCCTGAGTGATTCGGAGATGGACGCATACCTGTACGACGTCACGCCGGGCGAGCGCGGCTCCGACGAGTGGATCGCCGCCAACGAGAAGGCCGCGAAGGACTTCGGCGACGCCTGTGCGGAGGAGACCGGCAAGATGCTCGAGTTCGTCGACACGCAGAGTGCAGCGAAGGACCTCGACATGCTCCGGGCGGCCGTCGGCGACAAGCAGCTCTACTACCTCGGCTACTCGTACGGCACCTTCCTCGGCGCGACCTACGCCGAACTCTTCCCGAAGAACGTCGGGCGCCTCGTCCTCGACGGGGCGATCGATCCGTCGACGTCGAACTTCGAGGTGGTGAAGGAGCAGGCCAAGGGCTTCGAGAGCGCGCTGCGCGCCTACCTCGAGGACTGCATGTCGGGGACGGACTGCCCGTTCTCCGGTTCGGTCGACGACGCGATGACGGAGATCAAGAGCCTCCTCGACCAGGTGGACGCGAGCCCGATCCCCGCTGACGACGGCCGTGAGCTCGGCGGCAACACGCTGCTCACCGCGATCATCTACCCGCTGTACCAGGCCGACGCCTGGCCGTACCTGAGTCGGATGTTCGACGAGGTCATGCAGGGCGGCACGGACATCGCGTTCCAGTTCGCCGACGGATACAACGGTCGCGGCGACACCGGCAAGTACACCGACAACCAGACCGAGGCCTTCAACGCGATCAACTGCCTCGACTACAGCTACGACGACGACAAGACGAAGATGGCCGACGAGGCCAAGGAACTCGAGCAGGCCGCTCCGGTGATCGGCGAGTACATGGCCTACGGCGACACGTTCTGCGCGAACTGGCCGTACCAGACGAGGACCGAGCGTGGCGAGATCCATGCGAAGGGTGCCGCTCCGATCCTCGTCGTCGGAACCACGAACGACCCGGCCACGCCGTACGTCTGGGCGCAGAACCTCGCGGAGCAGCTCGACCAGGGCCAGCTCATCACCTACAAGGGTGAGGGGCACACCGGCTACAACAAGGGCAGCGACTGTGTGAACCAGGCGGTCGACCAGTACCTCATCGATGGCACCGTCCCGTCGAAGGACCCGATGTGCAGTTGA
- a CDS encoding TetR/AcrR family transcriptional regulator yields MTMTVPAELGLRERKRLATRRAIQHAVLTLAGEHGLENVTVEEVSRRAEISPRTFFNYFGTKEEALIGDIPLIPDGDALEAFLTAGPATDVLTDLGELLARTVGDADEDVEIHHLRKDVLRDHPHLLGARIASMRGFEEGLYKVVERRVLNDEPALADDSEALFDRCWMMTMVGFAGLRHAWRCWADAPTPGSLAERIRRSFAELYTTVQKLR; encoded by the coding sequence ATGACCATGACGGTGCCGGCCGAACTCGGGCTCCGCGAGCGGAAGCGCCTCGCGACGCGTCGGGCGATCCAGCACGCGGTGTTGACGCTCGCGGGGGAGCACGGGCTCGAGAACGTGACGGTCGAGGAGGTGAGCCGGCGGGCGGAGATCTCACCGCGGACCTTCTTCAACTACTTCGGGACGAAGGAGGAGGCGCTGATCGGCGACATCCCGTTGATCCCCGACGGCGACGCCCTCGAAGCCTTCCTGACCGCGGGCCCGGCGACCGACGTCCTCACCGATCTCGGCGAGTTGTTGGCCCGGACGGTGGGCGATGCCGACGAGGACGTCGAGATCCACCATCTCCGCAAGGACGTGCTGCGTGATCACCCGCACCTCCTCGGGGCGCGGATCGCGAGCATGCGCGGTTTCGAAGAAGGTCTGTACAAGGTCGTCGAGCGGCGGGTGCTGAACGACGAGCCCGCGCTCGCGGATGACTCGGAAGCCCTCTTCGATCGGTGTTGGATGATGACGATGGTGGGATTCGCGGGGCTCCGCCATGCCTGGCGTTGCTGGGCCGATGCGCCGACCCCCGGGTCGCTCGCGGAGCGGATCCGTCGTTCTTTCGCTGAGCTGTACACGACCGTGCAAAAGCTGCGCTAA
- a CDS encoding site-specific integrase, whose amino-acid sequence MSQRANGEGSIYKRDDGQWTGAAYVLAANGARKRRTVYGHTKAQVAAKLRDLITQTDAGVPTAVSGWTVKTYSEHWLTHIAPSVLRPTTRANYEWVLQKHVLPSLSTKKLEQLTPQHVREMHSNIARTGVSAHTVRLAHAVLRSILAEAAREQHIGRNVAALVRAPKIEHQEVEPWTAEEASAFMESSRDSQFAELYVLALTLGLRRGELLGLRWADINAERTQLRIRQTAHRAGTGQGISIGPTKTARSRRTLPLPARAIAALRTRAANQLSDQRAAGDAWVDSGLVFTTRTGTPIEPSNLRRSFDKEIAAANVRRIRFHDMRHTCASLLLAQGVQMRTVMEILGHANMAITSDIYSHVAPTTLRNASDAMNAALDSPAVGPE is encoded by the coding sequence GTGAGTCAGCGCGCAAACGGCGAGGGCTCGATCTACAAGCGCGACGACGGCCAGTGGACTGGCGCAGCGTACGTGCTGGCCGCAAACGGAGCGCGAAAGCGCCGCACCGTCTATGGACACACCAAAGCGCAGGTCGCCGCCAAGCTCCGCGACCTCATCACCCAGACAGACGCCGGCGTCCCAACCGCGGTCTCGGGCTGGACCGTGAAGACCTACTCCGAGCACTGGCTCACCCACATCGCACCGAGCGTGCTCCGCCCGACCACCAGGGCCAACTACGAGTGGGTTCTGCAGAAACACGTGCTCCCATCGCTAAGCACGAAGAAACTCGAACAGCTGACGCCACAACACGTCCGCGAAATGCACTCCAACATCGCGCGCACGGGCGTCTCGGCCCACACCGTGCGGCTTGCTCACGCCGTGCTCCGCAGTATCCTCGCCGAAGCAGCCCGCGAGCAGCACATCGGGCGTAACGTCGCGGCACTCGTCCGCGCTCCCAAGATCGAGCACCAGGAAGTGGAGCCGTGGACAGCGGAGGAGGCTTCCGCCTTTATGGAGTCCAGCCGCGACTCACAATTCGCCGAGCTCTACGTTCTCGCGCTGACGCTCGGACTTCGCCGGGGAGAGCTGCTCGGCCTGCGCTGGGCAGACATCAACGCCGAGCGAACACAGCTCCGCATCCGACAGACTGCTCACCGCGCCGGAACCGGTCAAGGGATCTCGATCGGACCGACGAAGACCGCGCGATCGCGGCGGACGCTGCCCCTACCGGCTCGAGCTATCGCTGCGCTCAGAACTCGAGCCGCGAACCAACTCTCGGATCAGCGCGCGGCCGGCGATGCCTGGGTCGATTCCGGGCTCGTCTTCACGACACGGACCGGTACCCCCATCGAGCCGAGCAACCTCCGCCGGAGCTTCGACAAGGAGATCGCCGCCGCGAACGTGCGCCGAATCCGGTTTCACGACATGCGTCACACCTGCGCGTCGCTCCTGCTGGCCCAAGGTGTGCAGATGCGCACGGTCATGGAAATACTCGGCCACGCCAACATGGCGATCACTTCCGACATCTACTCGCACGTCGCACCGACGACCTTGCGGAACGCCTCAGACGCGATGAATGCCGCGCTCGACTCCCCCGCTGTAGGACCGGAATGA
- a CDS encoding helix-turn-helix domain-containing protein, producing MPIDKLLLTAEEAAESLGVGRSTVYDLMRLGHLSSVKIGRARRIPVAALRRFARQLAGEDQA from the coding sequence ATGCCAATCGACAAGCTCCTGCTCACCGCCGAAGAGGCAGCAGAATCACTCGGAGTGGGACGCTCCACGGTCTATGACCTCATGAGACTCGGCCACCTATCCAGCGTCAAGATCGGACGAGCCAGACGCATCCCCGTCGCCGCACTGCGCCGCTTTGCTCGGCAGCTCGCAGGTGAAGACCAGGCGTGA
- a CDS encoding TetR/AcrR family transcriptional regulator: protein MSTKDSRVRVRLSPEQRATEILRAAVQIARDEGLGALSVRSVATGAGIAAGLVTHYFSLDELVAKTYATIASEEYAETANALAALSNPVEKLDTVLGASPEAEYAASAFVWVESWAVARRNPQLRIELREQSERWHRLLSDLIEQGMRAGDFTVEDSSEAAWQLLALIDGTNAHAAMREIDDPLTAHILRRSAAAMLGQARPAEGLGDHH, encoded by the coding sequence ATGTCAACGAAGGATTCACGCGTACGTGTCAGGTTGTCGCCCGAACAACGGGCCACTGAGATCCTCCGCGCCGCCGTTCAGATCGCTCGCGACGAGGGGCTCGGTGCGTTGTCGGTACGGTCCGTTGCGACCGGTGCAGGCATCGCCGCAGGCCTCGTTACGCACTACTTTTCTCTGGACGAGCTCGTTGCAAAGACGTATGCGACGATCGCCTCCGAGGAGTACGCCGAGACCGCGAACGCTCTGGCGGCGCTGTCGAATCCGGTTGAGAAGCTCGACACTGTGCTCGGGGCTTCGCCGGAGGCGGAGTACGCGGCCAGCGCGTTCGTCTGGGTTGAGAGTTGGGCGGTCGCAAGACGCAACCCTCAGCTCCGCATAGAACTGCGCGAGCAATCCGAGCGATGGCATCGCCTGCTCAGTGATCTGATCGAGCAGGGAATGCGTGCGGGCGACTTCACGGTCGAGGACTCGAGCGAGGCTGCGTGGCAGCTCTTAGCGCTCATTGACGGCACGAATGCGCACGCTGCGATGCGGGAGATCGATGACCCCCTGACAGCCCACATCCTCCGTCGCTCTGCGGCGGCCATGCTTGGTCAGGCGCGTCCAGCCGAAGGTCTCGGCGATCACCACTAG
- a CDS encoding cytosine permease, with product MNPSLTCPHSLTTLTLLFSCSIGDGGFEMSKSDIGIDTAGHIEVGGIDYIAESQRHGRPLGLFGIWAAANVTYLYIVYGGLLVILGLQVWEALVICVVGNLWWFVVGWVAVSGPASGTPSVIIMRAMFGLRGNTLFGAGLGAAIAILFVILNVTFAALASNALLTALGLDVTPVGSFFLLLAVAALSLTLSVFGHATIERLSPYISGAVGACFLLAGVYVLKAADWGFQSPALGGWERTALWLVGLTIIASGPLSWGTSADFSRYLPTRSSSRGVVIWTALGGIIPSVLLGALGVVAATCIDMNDPQTAIAAILPTYFYPVFLAAVIVGSIANNALTAYSAGLYVQTFAPRMRRWVIVLLVGIVCVVAAAYLVFLAPDLLETLNYLIEISVAVMGPLLAVYAIDIVLRRNRYNGLELSRTDPDSPFWFRGGWSLPGTAAMLIATTVALLMVNTTLYIGPIAAALDGADLSSIAGPTLAAVIYSTLWTHEDRSAKHDALGATA from the coding sequence GTGAATCCTTCGTTGACATGCCCCCATAGTCTCACTACGCTCACCTTATTGTTCAGCTGTTCAATAGGCGACGGAGGCTTTGAGATGAGCAAGAGCGACATCGGGATCGACACCGCGGGACACATCGAGGTCGGCGGGATCGACTACATCGCGGAATCTCAGCGCCATGGACGCCCGCTTGGCCTGTTCGGAATCTGGGCGGCAGCGAACGTGACCTACCTCTACATCGTCTACGGCGGGCTCTTAGTCATCCTTGGACTGCAGGTGTGGGAAGCGCTCGTCATCTGCGTCGTCGGAAACCTGTGGTGGTTCGTGGTGGGATGGGTTGCGGTATCCGGGCCGGCCTCCGGCACCCCGAGCGTGATCATCATGCGAGCCATGTTCGGGCTCCGTGGCAACACGCTGTTCGGTGCCGGGCTCGGCGCCGCAATCGCGATCCTCTTCGTGATCCTCAACGTCACCTTCGCCGCGCTCGCGTCGAACGCACTCCTCACCGCGCTCGGTCTCGACGTCACACCGGTGGGTTCCTTCTTCCTACTGCTTGCCGTGGCCGCACTCAGCCTCACGCTGAGCGTGTTCGGCCATGCGACGATCGAACGCCTGAGTCCATACATTTCCGGCGCCGTGGGCGCGTGTTTCCTGCTCGCCGGAGTGTATGTGCTCAAGGCCGCGGATTGGGGCTTCCAGTCACCCGCACTCGGTGGGTGGGAGCGCACTGCGCTATGGCTCGTGGGATTGACGATCATCGCTTCTGGACCGCTCTCCTGGGGAACCAGCGCCGACTTCTCCCGGTATCTCCCGACACGAAGCTCGAGCAGGGGCGTGGTCATCTGGACGGCGCTCGGCGGCATCATCCCGTCTGTGCTCCTCGGAGCACTGGGCGTCGTCGCAGCAACCTGCATCGACATGAACGATCCCCAGACCGCCATCGCAGCGATCCTGCCGACATACTTCTACCCGGTGTTCCTCGCAGCAGTGATCGTTGGGAGCATCGCGAACAACGCCCTCACCGCATACTCCGCGGGTCTCTACGTGCAGACCTTCGCTCCTCGTATGCGCCGTTGGGTGATTGTGTTGCTCGTCGGAATCGTCTGCGTGGTCGCGGCGGCCTACCTCGTCTTCCTGGCCCCTGATCTCCTCGAGACCCTGAACTACCTCATCGAGATCTCGGTGGCAGTGATGGGCCCGCTCCTCGCCGTGTACGCGATCGATATCGTTCTGCGACGGAACCGGTACAACGGACTCGAGCTGAGCCGGACCGATCCTGACAGCCCGTTCTGGTTCCGCGGAGGATGGTCCCTACCGGGCACGGCGGCCATGCTGATCGCCACCACCGTGGCACTGCTGATGGTCAACACCACCCTGTACATCGGTCCGATCGCGGCGGCTCTGGACGGCGCGGACCTGTCCTCCATCGCCGGGCCGACTCTTGCAGCAGTGATTTACTCGACGCTCTGGACGCACGAAGACCGATCCGCCAAGCACGACGCGCTCGGAGCCACCGCGTGA
- a CDS encoding MBL fold metallo-hydrolase, with protein MRDVAPGLIQIDEPYAHEFVRGNIWWRQGHDRDLIVDTGLGVGSLKQALEAESHAQGRLWREPIVVLTHGHLDHAGGAAEFDDVRAHPGDTPAAVTSLHAPTFARQLGAPSDPSMPSDMFVTASPRTGWDPAVHDVGEITVTAVEDGDVIDLGDRQYEVLHLPGHTPGSLALVDRANRELISGDAVYDDYLLDGLHESNQDDYRVSMKLLAALEVDVVRPGHGASFDRYVLDRIARAYLAGGP; from the coding sequence ATGCGCGACGTCGCGCCGGGACTGATACAAATCGACGAACCCTACGCGCACGAATTCGTCCGGGGCAACATCTGGTGGCGGCAAGGTCACGACCGCGACCTCATCGTCGACACCGGTCTCGGTGTCGGCTCGCTGAAGCAGGCACTCGAAGCGGAATCGCACGCTCAAGGTCGTCTGTGGCGAGAACCGATCGTCGTCCTCACGCACGGCCACCTCGACCACGCGGGTGGAGCTGCCGAATTCGACGACGTTCGCGCGCACCCCGGGGATACTCCTGCAGCCGTCACCTCGCTTCACGCCCCTACGTTCGCACGACAACTCGGCGCCCCTTCAGACCCGTCGATGCCCAGCGACATGTTCGTCACAGCTTCGCCTCGCACCGGGTGGGATCCTGCCGTCCATGATGTCGGCGAGATCACCGTGACCGCCGTCGAGGACGGCGACGTGATCGATCTCGGCGACCGGCAGTACGAAGTACTCCACCTTCCCGGACACACCCCGGGTAGCCTCGCACTCGTCGACCGGGCAAACCGCGAACTGATCTCAGGAGACGCGGTCTACGACGACTACCTCCTAGACGGTCTCCACGAGTCAAACCAAGACGACTACCGCGTCTCGATGAAGCTCCTGGCGGCGCTCGAGGTCGATGTCGTCAGGCCAGGCCACGGCGCATCATTCGATCGCTACGTGCTCGACCGCATCGCGCGGGCGTACCTGGCCGGAGGACCGTGA
- a CDS encoding nitrilase-related carbon-nitrogen hydrolase, which yields MNTFTLRSTNGVPASPARVDAGDRFPLRVAVVQHAWNPDRDELVADLDAAIGMAAGAGARIVFLPELTLSRYPADELPMGRADVTAESLFDGSTVTFARAAAAHHNVFVHASLYEATGDVTGRGFDTAVIVAPDGSLVARTSKLHIPVTAGYYEDQYFREAPAAGREGTGGDGTGQTTPYPVYTLDTLDGARIGLPTCWDEWFPEVARAYSLGGANIVVYPTAIGSEPDHPDFDTRPLWEQVIVGNGIANGLFMVVPNRTGSETRSDGSAGNTFYGSSFISDPYGCILASAGRDEQVVLVADLELEQRHDWLNLFPFLRTRRPDTYGALVEPVNAEASV from the coding sequence ATGAACACCTTCACCCTCCGCAGCACCAACGGAGTCCCCGCGTCTCCCGCCCGGGTCGATGCTGGCGACCGCTTCCCGCTCCGCGTCGCGGTCGTCCAACACGCCTGGAACCCGGACCGGGACGAGCTCGTCGCCGACCTCGACGCGGCTATCGGGATGGCAGCCGGAGCCGGGGCCCGCATCGTCTTTCTGCCGGAGCTCACCCTCAGCCGCTATCCGGCGGACGAGCTTCCGATGGGCCGTGCGGACGTCACGGCGGAGTCTCTGTTCGACGGTTCTACAGTGACGTTCGCCCGCGCGGCCGCGGCCCACCACAACGTCTTCGTCCACGCCTCGTTGTACGAGGCCACCGGCGACGTCACCGGTCGAGGCTTTGACACCGCGGTGATCGTCGCACCTGACGGCTCACTCGTCGCCCGGACGAGCAAGCTACACATCCCTGTGACCGCGGGATACTACGAGGACCAGTACTTCCGCGAAGCACCGGCCGCAGGACGTGAGGGTACCGGCGGAGATGGCACCGGTCAGACGACGCCCTACCCTGTCTACACGCTGGACACGCTCGACGGGGCACGCATCGGACTGCCTACCTGCTGGGACGAGTGGTTCCCCGAAGTCGCCCGCGCCTACTCGCTCGGCGGTGCCAATATTGTCGTCTATCCGACAGCGATCGGGTCCGAGCCCGATCACCCCGACTTCGATACCAGACCGCTCTGGGAGCAAGTGATTGTCGGTAACGGGATCGCGAACGGTCTGTTCATGGTCGTGCCGAACCGCACGGGCTCGGAGACGCGCTCTGATGGCAGTGCAGGCAACACGTTCTACGGCTCGTCATTCATCAGCGACCCTTACGGTTGTATCCTGGCGAGCGCCGGACGGGACGAGCAGGTCGTCCTCGTCGCGGACCTGGAGCTCGAGCAGCGACACGACTGGCTGAACCTGTTTCCCTTCCTCCGCACCCGTCGGCCCGACACATACGGTGCGCTTGTCGAGCCGGTCAATGCAGAGGCCTCCGTATGA
- a CDS encoding agmatine deiminase family protein, which produces MRPERAPHERTWMAWPTSGYTVGDTMEAAEEARQTWAAVANAIVAFEPVTVVVDPRDIDMLVRRHP; this is translated from the coding sequence ATGCGACCCGAGAGGGCACCACACGAACGCACGTGGATGGCCTGGCCGACGAGCGGCTACACCGTCGGCGACACCATGGAAGCAGCTGAAGAGGCCCGACAGACCTGGGCTGCGGTCGCCAACGCCATCGTCGCCTTCGAGCCTGTGACCGTCGTCGTTGATCCTCGCGACATCGATATGCTCGTTCGGCGACACCCGTGA
- a CDS encoding SDR family NAD(P)-dependent oxidoreductase translates to MAAYDVANRSAIVTGGASGIGRAAAHLLAANGASVLVTDINAELLHTVVDEIIAAGGSAVGLVGDVTDPEHAFEAVRKASELAPLGIAINNAGVGGSVAQAAEYPAQTWDDVLAVNVTGVMNGMRAQLPALVANGGGAIVNTASIGSSIGVAMSSAYITSKHAVLGLTRAAALDYAAQGVRINAVGPGFILTPFVEGKMDADALRYTESKHPIGRLGKADEVAAVIAFLASDAASFVTGSYYPVDGGYLAQ, encoded by the coding sequence ATGGCCGCATACGACGTCGCCAACCGTTCCGCAATCGTGACAGGAGGCGCATCCGGCATTGGCCGGGCCGCTGCTCACTTGCTTGCCGCGAACGGAGCGTCCGTTCTTGTCACTGACATCAACGCCGAACTCCTCCACACCGTGGTCGATGAGATCATCGCTGCCGGCGGCTCTGCCGTGGGTCTGGTCGGAGATGTCACCGACCCGGAGCACGCCTTCGAGGCCGTGCGCAAGGCTAGCGAGCTCGCACCGCTCGGTATCGCCATCAACAATGCAGGGGTTGGTGGATCAGTTGCTCAAGCCGCCGAGTATCCCGCGCAGACCTGGGATGACGTCCTCGCAGTCAACGTCACCGGGGTGATGAACGGGATGCGGGCCCAACTGCCAGCGCTGGTCGCGAACGGCGGGGGCGCGATCGTCAACACCGCCTCCATCGGCTCCAGCATCGGCGTTGCCATGTCCAGCGCATACATCACCTCAAAGCACGCCGTCTTGGGACTCACCAGAGCCGCCGCGCTCGACTACGCCGCGCAGGGCGTTCGCATCAACGCTGTCGGTCCTGGCTTCATCCTCACCCCGTTCGTCGAAGGCAAGATGGACGCCGATGCGCTTCGATACACGGAGAGCAAGCACCCGATCGGACGACTCGGTAAGGCCGACGAGGTGGCAGCCGTGATCGCCTTCCTCGCAAGCGATGCTGCAAGCTTCGTCACCGGCTCGTACTACCCCGTCGACGGCGGCTACCTGGCACAGTAG